In Agromyces sp. G08B096, a genomic segment contains:
- a CDS encoding ABC transporter ATP-binding protein: protein MGKPRTRISNADEAAQRAENADAPDIPHLVRRIGGLFRPHRAALATTVVLVLIGAALSVVPPLLTQRAFDDGLFPIGADGEASAPNLPVLAGLVALMIAVFVVSALLGVWQTWLTATVGNKVMGALRVRLFTHLQAMELSFFTRTKTGVIQSRLQNDVGGVASVLTNTVSSVLGNTVTVISAFVAMLLLNWQLTLIAIVLLPVMVIAQRRVGQVRARVAAKTQESLSEMTAITQETLSVSGILLSKSFTRQQSEIDRYADENRNQIRLQVKQQMTGQWFFAMVNIFMSSIPAIVYLVSGWLITGGMADVTAGTIVAFTTVQARLLFPLMGLMRVALDLQTSSALFARIFEYLDLRPAITDAPGARDVPADGELGKVEFEHVSFRYPDAADDARPTLDDVSFTIRPGEYAAFVGPSGAGKTTVSYLVPRLYEASGGSVRFAGVDVRELRQESLISHIGIVSQETYLFHATIAENLRYAKPDATDDELEAAARAANIHETIASFPDGYDTVVGERGYRLSGGEKQRIAIARVLLKDPPVLVLDEATSALDTISERVVQQALDDAARGRTTIAIAHRLSTVVSADVIFVIVEGRVVEHGTHAELIAAGGVYASLAREQADQPEVPVA, encoded by the coding sequence ATGGGCAAGCCCCGCACGCGCATCTCGAACGCCGACGAGGCGGCGCAGCGCGCCGAGAACGCCGACGCGCCGGACATCCCGCACCTCGTGCGCCGCATCGGCGGGCTGTTCCGGCCCCACCGTGCGGCGCTCGCCACGACCGTCGTGCTCGTCCTCATCGGCGCCGCGCTGAGCGTCGTGCCGCCGCTGCTCACCCAGCGGGCGTTCGACGACGGGCTCTTCCCGATCGGCGCCGACGGCGAGGCATCCGCGCCGAACCTGCCGGTGCTCGCGGGCCTCGTGGCCCTCATGATCGCGGTGTTCGTCGTCTCGGCCCTCCTCGGGGTGTGGCAGACCTGGCTCACCGCGACCGTCGGCAACAAGGTCATGGGGGCGCTGCGGGTCCGGCTGTTCACGCACCTGCAGGCGATGGAGCTGAGCTTCTTCACCCGCACGAAGACCGGCGTCATCCAGTCGCGGCTGCAGAACGACGTCGGCGGCGTGGCATCCGTGCTCACCAACACGGTCTCGAGCGTGCTCGGCAACACCGTGACGGTGATCTCGGCGTTCGTGGCGATGCTGCTGCTCAACTGGCAGCTGACGCTCATCGCCATCGTGCTGCTGCCGGTGATGGTGATCGCGCAGCGCCGGGTCGGCCAGGTGCGGGCGCGGGTGGCGGCGAAGACGCAGGAGTCGCTGTCGGAGATGACCGCGATCACGCAGGAGACGCTGAGCGTGTCGGGCATCCTGCTGTCGAAGAGCTTCACAAGGCAGCAGAGCGAGATCGACCGCTACGCGGACGAGAACCGGAACCAGATCCGGCTGCAGGTGAAGCAGCAGATGACGGGCCAGTGGTTCTTCGCGATGGTGAACATCTTCATGTCCTCCATCCCCGCGATCGTGTACCTCGTCTCGGGCTGGCTCATCACGGGCGGCATGGCCGACGTCACGGCTGGCACGATCGTCGCGTTCACGACCGTGCAGGCGCGCCTCCTCTTCCCGCTGATGGGCCTCATGCGGGTCGCGCTCGACCTGCAGACCTCGAGCGCGCTGTTCGCGCGCATCTTCGAGTACCTCGACCTGCGGCCGGCCATCACCGACGCCCCGGGAGCCCGCGACGTGCCCGCCGACGGCGAGCTGGGCAAGGTCGAGTTCGAGCACGTCTCGTTCCGGTATCCGGATGCCGCGGACGACGCCCGGCCGACCCTCGACGACGTCTCGTTCACGATCCGGCCGGGGGAGTACGCCGCGTTCGTCGGTCCCTCGGGGGCCGGCAAGACGACCGTGTCGTACCTGGTGCCGCGGCTCTACGAGGCATCCGGCGGCTCCGTGCGGTTCGCGGGCGTCGACGTGCGGGAGCTGCGGCAGGAGTCGCTCATCTCGCACATCGGCATCGTGAGCCAGGAGACCTACCTCTTCCACGCGACCATCGCCGAGAACCTGCGCTACGCGAAACCGGATGCCACGGACGACGAGCTCGAGGCCGCGGCCCGGGCGGCGAACATCCACGAGACGATCGCGAGCTTCCCCGACGGGTACGACACCGTCGTCGGCGAGCGGGGGTACCGCTTGTCGGGCGGCGAGAAGCAGCGCATCGCGATCGCGCGGGTGCTGCTGAAGGACCCGCCCGTGCTCGTGCTCGACGAGGCGACGAGCGCACTCGACACCATCTCCGAGCGGGTCGTGCAGCAGGCGCTCGACGACGCCGCGCGCGGGCGGACGACCATCGCGATCGCCCACCGGCTCTCCACCGTCGTGTCGGCCGACGTCATCTTCGTCATCGTCGAGGGCCGCGTGGTCGAGCACGGCACCCACGCCGAGCTCATCGCGGCCGGCGGCGTGTACGCGTCGCTCGCTCGCGAGCAGGCCGACCAGCCCGAGGTGCCGGTGGCGTAG
- a CDS encoding DUF305 domain-containing protein translates to MTEEPAGSPAADAPAGRRPARLAAIVAGAIALVVVAVVAFSFGRLSTLAEPTPGDRSADAGFSRDMQVHHLQGVELAMIVRDRTDDEDVRRLAYDIATTQAQQAGQMYGWLEQWRLSQAGSEPSMTWMTRPADDGSGGHPHDGASGEAHRPGDPMPGLATPEQIDELRAASGVDAERIFLELMIAHHQGAVDMAQAALDRADSQVVLRLARSIVDSQRSEIDLMQDMLAARA, encoded by the coding sequence GTGACCGAGGAGCCCGCCGGCTCCCCCGCGGCCGATGCGCCAGCGGGGCGCCGGCCGGCGAGGCTCGCGGCGATCGTCGCGGGCGCGATCGCGCTCGTCGTCGTCGCCGTCGTCGCGTTCTCGTTCGGCCGGCTGTCGACCCTCGCGGAGCCCACGCCCGGCGACCGCAGCGCGGACGCGGGCTTCTCCCGCGACATGCAGGTCCACCACCTCCAAGGCGTGGAGTTGGCGATGATCGTCCGCGACCGCACCGACGACGAGGACGTGCGCCGGCTCGCGTACGACATCGCCACCACGCAGGCCCAGCAGGCCGGGCAGATGTACGGCTGGCTCGAGCAGTGGCGGCTCTCGCAGGCCGGATCCGAGCCGTCGATGACGTGGATGACCCGGCCGGCCGACGACGGCTCGGGCGGGCACCCGCACGACGGGGCGTCGGGTGAGGCGCACCGGCCGGGCGACCCGATGCCGGGGCTCGCGACGCCCGAGCAGATCGACGAGCTGCGCGCCGCGAGCGGCGTCGATGCCGAGCGGATCTTCCTCGAGCTGATGATCGCCCACCACCAGGGCGCGGTCGACATGGCGCAGGCGGCCCTCGACCGCGCAGACTCGCAGGTGGTGCTGCGCCTCGCGCGGTCGATCGTCGACAGTCAGCGCTCGGAGATCGACCTCATGCAGGACATGCTCGCCGCTCGCGCCTGA
- a CDS encoding carbohydrate ABC transporter permease, protein MSSVAPADLPIGKDRGSLETAAETTALQDVVGTKTGRVKQRLTSRTATIVSLIIAVVWTIPTFGLFISSFRPAELIRETGWWTIFQNWGFTLDNYADVLLSTSSSSPQLGAYIVNSIAIALLGTLIPLVFASMAAYAFAWIKFKGANALFVLVFALQIIPLQMALVPLLQIFSTWLRPMQAWLHDVVPIIPEQNYAPVWLAHAMFGLPLAIFLLHNFISEIPSDVIEAARVDGATHGQIFFRIVLPLATPAIASFAIFQFIWVWNDLLVALIFSGGTQDVAPLTQRLAEMVGTRGQDWQRLTAAAFISMIIPLIVFFSLQRYFVRGLLAGSTKG, encoded by the coding sequence ATGAGCAGCGTCGCCCCCGCCGACCTCCCGATCGGGAAGGACCGCGGCTCGCTCGAGACCGCCGCGGAGACCACCGCCCTGCAGGACGTCGTCGGCACCAAGACCGGCCGGGTGAAGCAGCGCCTCACCTCCCGCACCGCGACGATCGTGTCGCTGATCATCGCCGTCGTGTGGACCATCCCCACGTTCGGCCTGTTCATCTCCTCGTTCCGGCCCGCCGAGCTGATCCGCGAGACCGGCTGGTGGACCATCTTCCAGAACTGGGGCTTCACGCTCGACAACTACGCCGATGTGCTGCTGTCGACGTCCTCGTCGTCGCCGCAGCTCGGCGCGTACATCGTCAACTCGATCGCCATCGCGCTGCTCGGCACTCTCATCCCGCTGGTGTTCGCGTCGATGGCGGCGTACGCGTTCGCGTGGATCAAGTTCAAGGGTGCGAACGCGCTGTTCGTGCTCGTGTTCGCGCTGCAGATCATCCCGCTGCAGATGGCCCTCGTGCCGCTGCTGCAGATCTTCTCGACCTGGCTGCGCCCGATGCAGGCGTGGCTGCACGACGTCGTGCCGATCATCCCCGAGCAGAACTACGCGCCGGTGTGGCTCGCGCACGCGATGTTCGGCCTGCCGCTCGCGATCTTCCTGCTGCACAACTTCATCTCGGAGATCCCGAGCGACGTCATCGAGGCCGCCCGAGTCGACGGCGCGACGCACGGGCAGATCTTCTTCCGCATCGTGCTCCCGCTCGCGACGCCTGCCATCGCCTCGTTCGCGATCTTCCAGTTCATCTGGGTCTGGAACGATCTGCTCGTCGCGCTGATCTTCTCGGGCGGCACGCAGGACGTGGCACCGCTGACCCAGCGATTGGCGGAGATGGTCGGCACCAGAGGTCAGGACTGGCAGCGGCTCACCGCTGCGGCGTTCATCTCGATGATCATCCCGTTGATCGTGTTCTTCAGTCTGCAGCGCTACTTCGTGCGCGGCCTCCTGGCGGGGTCGACGAAGGGCTAG